In Synechococcus sp. UW69, the following are encoded in one genomic region:
- the efp gene encoding elongation factor P: MISSNDFRTGTTIEIDGAVWRVVEFLHVKPGKGSAFVRTKLKAVKSGNVVEKTFRAGEMLPQAMLEKSSLQHTYMEGEDYVFMDMATYEETRLSANQIGESRKYLKEGMEVNVVSWNDTPLEVELPNSVVLEIKETDPGVKGDTATGGTKPAILETGAQVMVPLFLSVGEKIKVDTRNDSYLGRENG; encoded by the coding sequence ATGATCTCCAGTAACGACTTCCGCACCGGCACCACGATTGAGATCGATGGGGCCGTCTGGCGCGTGGTCGAGTTCTTGCACGTCAAGCCCGGCAAGGGATCTGCCTTTGTACGCACCAAGCTCAAGGCGGTGAAGTCCGGCAACGTGGTGGAGAAAACCTTCCGCGCTGGGGAAATGCTTCCCCAGGCGATGTTGGAGAAATCGTCTCTTCAGCACACCTATATGGAAGGTGAGGACTACGTCTTCATGGACATGGCCACCTATGAGGAGACCCGCCTTAGTGCCAATCAGATCGGGGAAAGCCGCAAATATCTCAAGGAGGGCATGGAGGTGAACGTGGTGTCCTGGAACGACACCCCCCTCGAGGTTGAACTCCCCAACTCCGTTGTCCTTGAGATCAAAGAAACTGATCCTGGGGTCAAAGGCGATACCGCCACAGGTGGCACCAAGCCCGCCATCCTTGAGACGGGTGCTCAAGTGATGGTTCCGCTCTTTCTTTCTGTGGGAGAAAAGATCAAAGTGGACACCCGCAACGACAGTTACCTCGGCCGCGAAAACGGATGA
- the accB gene encoding acetyl-CoA carboxylase biotin carboxyl carrier protein: MTMQLDHEQLHRLLEALGESDIQEFRLEGDDFRLEIRRNLPAQTVMAPVMPAPVAAAAPVAASAEPASAPPASTATRSDLLEVTAPMVGTFYRAPAPGEPPFVEVGTRINVGQAVCILEAMKLMNELESEVGGEVVEILVDNGTPVEFGQVLMRVKPV, translated from the coding sequence ATGACCATGCAGCTGGATCACGAACAACTGCACCGCCTGCTGGAGGCGCTCGGCGAGAGCGACATCCAGGAATTCCGGTTGGAGGGCGATGATTTCCGTCTGGAAATTCGTCGCAACCTGCCAGCCCAAACCGTGATGGCACCGGTGATGCCCGCTCCCGTCGCGGCAGCGGCGCCCGTTGCTGCCTCAGCAGAGCCTGCGTCCGCGCCGCCTGCGTCCACCGCAACTCGGAGTGACCTGCTCGAGGTGACGGCCCCCATGGTGGGCACCTTCTACCGAGCGCCCGCGCCAGGAGAGCCTCCCTTCGTCGAAGTGGGAACTCGCATCAACGTCGGTCAGGCCGTTTGCATCCTTGAAGCGATGAAGCTGATGAACGAGCTGGAGTCGGAGGTCGGCGGTGAAGTTGTCGAGATCCTTGTAGACAACGGCACCCCTGTTGAATTCGGTCAGGTTCTGATGCGGGTCAAGCCGGTCTGA
- the pdxA gene encoding 4-hydroxythreonine-4-phosphate dehydrogenase PdxA: MGPHDSTNPRHELVIALGDPAGIGMEVVLKALASPEVPQELQPLLVGCRRSLIRTHARLIQQSSQPLADPATLRIDDQPLVDIVHPGQPTTSGADAGFHWLTRAVELLLARGSRALVTAPIAKHLWHAAGHRYPGQTERLAELAGCQRSSMLFTAVSPNSGWRLNTLLATTHIPLSQVPEALTPDLVLHKLNVLYGFCRRFTTTPHLRIAGLNPHAGEAGQLGQEEADWLTPLLDQWRAEHPQVHLEGPVPPDTCWISAAHAWQIPNQPGPDGILALYHDQGLIPVKLLAFDAAVNTTLELPFLRTSPDHGTAFDIAAEGVASPDSTIAAIRAAWDLS, translated from the coding sequence ATGGGCCCGCACGATTCGACAAACCCTAGGCATGAGCTGGTGATCGCTCTCGGCGATCCCGCTGGGATCGGCATGGAAGTGGTGCTCAAGGCCCTCGCGTCACCTGAGGTCCCCCAAGAGCTCCAACCACTACTGGTCGGTTGCAGACGCAGTCTGATCCGAACCCATGCGCGATTGATACAGCAATCGAGCCAACCCCTCGCCGACCCCGCAACGCTCAGGATCGACGACCAACCTTTGGTGGACATCGTCCATCCCGGACAACCCACCACCAGCGGAGCCGATGCTGGATTTCATTGGCTCACCCGTGCCGTTGAACTGCTTCTGGCTCGGGGGTCGCGCGCCCTGGTCACCGCCCCCATCGCCAAGCACCTCTGGCACGCGGCCGGCCATCGCTATCCCGGGCAAACCGAACGCTTGGCGGAGCTGGCGGGATGCCAACGCTCCTCGATGCTGTTCACTGCCGTCTCTCCAAACAGCGGCTGGCGCCTGAACACGTTGCTAGCCACCACCCACATCCCCCTCAGCCAGGTCCCTGAAGCGCTGACACCAGACCTTGTTCTCCACAAACTGAATGTGCTGTATGGCTTCTGTCGACGCTTCACGACCACACCACATCTGCGCATTGCCGGGCTGAATCCCCATGCCGGCGAAGCAGGTCAGCTGGGCCAGGAAGAAGCCGACTGGCTAACGCCACTGCTGGATCAATGGCGAGCCGAGCATCCTCAGGTGCACCTAGAGGGTCCCGTGCCTCCCGACACCTGCTGGATCAGTGCAGCTCACGCCTGGCAAATCCCGAACCAACCTGGACCTGACGGGATCCTGGCTCTGTATCACGACCAGGGACTCATTCCAGTGAAGCTGCTGGCTTTCGATGCAGCGGTGAACACCACCTTGGAACTGCCCTTCCTGCGCACCTCTCCCGACCATGGCACTGCCTTCGACATCGCAGCTGAAGGAGTCGCAAGCCCTGACAGCACAATTGCAGCGATCAGGGCCGCCTGGGATCTGAGCTGA
- a CDS encoding SDR family oxidoreductase, which translates to MLADLVKQSQPLAADAKLLVLGGGYSGRCLARLARSMGTQVLCTRRSLESEEADLLFDSNGQDHLDPAALEGVTHLLCTIPPDREGNDPALSKLLATLRSLPLRWAGYLSTTGVYGDRQGGWVSEEDAPAPALDRSIRRLNCEAAWQRSGLPIQILRLPGIYGPGRSVLNGLQQARARLIEKPGQVFCRIHVEDIAGACWHLMHRAEQGPLPTLGPGTVVNVVDDLPAATSDLLRHAASLLGCELPPLEQFDQIVDSMSPMAQSFWSENRRVSNHRLCQELGYPLLHPNYRVGLQDCLNQDKLNPSDLRSPPQSTNG; encoded by the coding sequence ATGCTGGCCGATCTTGTCAAGCAATCGCAACCACTGGCAGCTGACGCCAAGCTGCTGGTGCTTGGCGGTGGGTACAGCGGACGTTGTCTGGCCCGGCTCGCCCGCTCCATGGGGACGCAGGTGCTCTGCACCCGCCGCTCGCTCGAGTCCGAAGAGGCTGATTTGCTCTTCGACAGCAATGGTCAGGACCATCTCGACCCCGCTGCCTTGGAGGGCGTCACCCATCTGCTGTGCACCATCCCACCGGATCGCGAAGGAAACGATCCGGCGTTGTCCAAACTGCTTGCAACGCTGAGGAGCCTGCCACTGCGATGGGCGGGGTATCTCTCCACCACAGGGGTCTACGGCGATCGCCAGGGCGGCTGGGTGTCGGAGGAGGACGCCCCAGCTCCAGCGCTCGACCGCAGCATCCGACGCCTGAATTGCGAAGCCGCCTGGCAGCGCTCCGGTCTACCGATCCAGATTCTGCGGCTGCCGGGCATCTACGGCCCGGGCCGGTCGGTTCTCAACGGATTGCAGCAAGCACGCGCGCGCCTGATCGAAAAGCCCGGACAGGTGTTCTGCCGCATCCATGTGGAAGACATCGCGGGGGCTTGCTGGCATCTGATGCATCGCGCCGAGCAGGGACCTCTACCAACCCTGGGCCCTGGGACCGTGGTGAATGTGGTGGATGACCTCCCCGCCGCCACATCCGATCTCCTACGGCATGCCGCCTCACTGTTGGGCTGTGAGTTGCCACCGCTGGAGCAGTTCGATCAGATCGTGGACAGCATGAGCCCGATGGCGCAGTCATTCTGGAGCGAGAACCGCCGCGTCAGCAATCACAGGCTCTGCCAAGAACTCGGTTATCCGTTGTTGCATCCGAACTACCGCGTTGGGCTGCAGGATTGCCTGAACCAGGACAAACTCAATCCGTCTGACCTGCGTTCTCCCCCTCAATCAACCAACGGTTGA
- a CDS encoding HNH endonuclease, with the protein MHNRDAVFLDELCPKLRVRRWRQSLHTFTGKSCIYCGKPSESIDHIHPRAKGGLSVTENCVPACLSCNGRKSDADVFDWYRRQRFYDPRRAMAIRAWMDGDLRLALRLLQWAQPDQPVSEPDDLPIAAQAA; encoded by the coding sequence ATGCATAACAGGGACGCGGTTTTTCTCGACGAACTCTGTCCCAAATTGCGCGTCCGAAGATGGCGACAGTCTCTTCACACTTTTACCGGTAAAAGTTGCATTTATTGCGGCAAACCTTCCGAATCAATTGATCACATTCATCCACGAGCCAAGGGTGGATTGAGTGTCACCGAAAACTGTGTACCTGCCTGCTTGTCCTGCAATGGTCGCAAGTCTGACGCAGATGTTTTCGACTGGTACCGGCGACAGCGCTTCTATGACCCACGCCGCGCCATGGCGATTCGCGCCTGGATGGATGGCGACCTCAGGCTGGCCCTGCGCCTGCTCCAATGGGCCCAACCGGATCAGCCTGTCAGCGAGCCTGACGACCTCCCCATCGCTGCCCAAGCCGCCTGA
- a CDS encoding DEAD/DEAH box helicase, translated as MPPKPTSTCYLDLSPAGLIRVISPFDAVTQSQLRRIQPRGRWNGPGHGWDFPLASADALQQALGRRFPMTSALQEWLDWCQHPLPPLPPHRTLVASADLDEALQDGRRPLRHQRSGARWLLARRGAVLADEMGLGKTLTALLAARALMRCAEVRLLVVAPVGLHPHWRRESEALGVGLELVSWARLPDNLPPAGTLLVVDEAHYAQSLQAQRTAALLRLARHPRLRAIWMLTGTPMKNGRPSQLYPLLAAMDHPIARDQRRFEERYCQGHWRESRSGKRWQASGASQLEELRRLSRPLILHRRKQQVVDLPPKQRRLHPVDLSEGERTGFDHRVGLVLDDYRRRARLGEVRRDAEPLALLTSMRQIAAEFKLPAAQHLVESLRRQGEAVVLFSGFVAPLQLLQQTIGGELLTGRQRPAERQVSVDRFQQGQNDCLLATFGTGALGFTLHRARHVVLLERPWTPGDLEQAEDRCHRLGMGDGLTCHWLQLGAADQLVDGLLASKAERIEVLLGPRRLTLQRQSLPAMVRDCLQVV; from the coding sequence GTGCCGCCAAAACCCACATCGACGTGTTATCTGGATCTCTCTCCAGCAGGTCTGATCCGCGTGATCAGTCCGTTCGATGCGGTGACCCAGTCTCAGTTGCGTCGGATCCAGCCCCGGGGGCGATGGAACGGTCCAGGCCATGGCTGGGACTTCCCCTTGGCGTCTGCCGATGCGCTTCAACAGGCCCTGGGACGGCGTTTTCCCATGACCTCTGCACTGCAGGAGTGGCTCGACTGGTGTCAGCACCCCCTGCCACCCCTGCCACCGCACCGGACGTTGGTGGCTTCAGCGGATCTCGACGAAGCCCTTCAGGATGGTCGTCGCCCCCTGCGCCATCAACGCTCCGGAGCCCGTTGGCTCCTGGCCCGTCGCGGTGCCGTTCTGGCGGATGAAATGGGTCTGGGAAAAACTCTCACAGCCCTTCTGGCGGCCCGTGCCTTGATGCGCTGTGCTGAGGTGCGCTTGCTTGTGGTGGCTCCCGTCGGGCTGCATCCCCACTGGCGCAGGGAATCAGAGGCCCTTGGGGTTGGTCTTGAGTTGGTGAGTTGGGCTCGGCTTCCCGACAACCTGCCGCCGGCGGGAACGCTCTTGGTGGTGGATGAAGCGCATTACGCCCAGTCTCTTCAGGCGCAGCGCACGGCTGCTTTGCTGCGCTTAGCGCGTCATCCCCGTCTGCGGGCGATCTGGATGCTCACGGGAACCCCGATGAAGAACGGTCGCCCTTCCCAGTTGTATCCCCTGCTCGCTGCTATGGACCATCCGATTGCGCGGGATCAGCGACGGTTCGAGGAGCGTTATTGCCAGGGTCACTGGAGGGAGAGTCGATCCGGGAAACGCTGGCAGGCGTCCGGTGCCAGTCAATTGGAGGAGCTGCGGCGTCTGAGTCGCCCGCTGATCTTGCATCGCCGCAAGCAGCAGGTCGTGGACCTCCCTCCCAAGCAGCGACGCCTTCATCCTGTGGATCTATCGGAAGGTGAGCGCACGGGCTTTGATCATCGTGTCGGTCTGGTGCTGGATGATTACCGGCGTCGGGCCCGTCTCGGGGAGGTTCGACGGGATGCCGAGCCCCTGGCTTTGCTCACCTCCATGCGCCAGATCGCAGCGGAATTCAAATTGCCGGCGGCCCAGCACCTGGTGGAGTCATTGCGTCGGCAAGGGGAGGCGGTGGTGCTGTTCAGTGGCTTTGTGGCCCCGTTGCAGCTGTTGCAGCAAACCATCGGGGGGGAGTTGTTGACCGGTCGCCAACGGCCTGCCGAACGCCAGGTGAGTGTGGATCGGTTTCAGCAGGGTCAAAACGATTGTTTGCTGGCCACCTTCGGCACCGGTGCCCTTGGCTTCACCCTGCACCGGGCCCGACATGTGGTGTTGTTGGAACGCCCCTGGACGCCAGGGGACCTCGAACAAGCGGAAGACCGCTGTCATCGTCTCGGCATGGGGGATGGCCTCACCTGCCATTGGCTACAGCTCGGCGCAGCGGACCAGCTGGTGGATGGGTTGCTGGCCAGCAAGGCGGAACGGATTGAGGTGTTGTTGGGGCCTCGCCGGTTGACGCTGCAACGTCAATCACTCCCAGCCATGGTGCGTGACTGTTTGCAAGTGGTCTGA
- a CDS encoding DUF6554 family protein, with product MASLRSSLVLCTAALIGAFGSVSPALQAAEAAEATEEKGAKIYCFMRSSGNDHKVSWNAAYALIKRQGSSVFKTSPEHASVMITEAVVKDPGNFPDCGQFLGDLFGGNTQPATAATLGNSSSVTESTIESTHDTTRYSY from the coding sequence ATGGCTTCCCTCAGGTCATCGCTGGTTCTGTGCACCGCGGCCCTGATCGGTGCGTTCGGCAGCGTCAGCCCCGCCTTGCAAGCAGCAGAAGCAGCAGAAGCAACAGAAGAGAAGGGCGCCAAGATTTATTGCTTCATGCGTTCCAGCGGCAACGACCACAAGGTCAGCTGGAATGCCGCCTATGCCTTGATCAAGCGCCAGGGCAGCAGCGTATTCAAGACATCTCCAGAGCACGCCTCAGTAATGATTACGGAAGCCGTCGTCAAGGACCCCGGCAATTTCCCCGACTGTGGCCAGTTCCTTGGTGATCTGTTCGGCGGGAACACACAACCAGCCACCGCCGCCACCCTTGGAAACTCCTCATCTGTCACCGAAAGCACCATCGAGAGCACCCACGACACCACGCGCTACAGCTACTGA
- a CDS encoding AbrB family transcriptional regulator, translating to MPPLATLALYLLAGTAIGLLALLSGIPAAPLAGALLGAGIVSMSGQLETATWPTGTRTVLEIGIGTVIGTGLTRASLSQLQLLWKPAVLITLALVMTGIVVGLWTSRLLGIDPIVALLGAAPGGISGMSLVGAEFGVGAAVAALHAVRLITVLLVLPLVVRLIVPSTTGG from the coding sequence ATGCCACCATTGGCAACGCTGGCGCTGTATTTACTGGCTGGAACCGCCATCGGACTGCTGGCTCTACTCAGCGGCATTCCCGCTGCACCCCTGGCGGGAGCACTGCTGGGTGCTGGCATCGTCAGCATGAGCGGTCAACTGGAGACAGCCACCTGGCCAACGGGAACGCGCACGGTTCTTGAGATCGGCATCGGCACCGTGATCGGTACTGGCCTGACGCGGGCATCCCTGAGTCAACTGCAACTCCTGTGGAAACCAGCGGTTCTGATCACCCTGGCGCTGGTGATGACGGGAATCGTGGTGGGACTCTGGACCAGCCGCTTGCTTGGCATTGATCCAATCGTGGCCTTGCTCGGAGCAGCGCCGGGGGGCATCAGTGGCATGAGCCTTGTCGGTGCGGAATTCGGCGTCGGTGCCGCGGTGGCCGCCCTCCACGCTGTTCGGCTGATCACGGTGCTGCTGGTGTTGCCCTTAGTGGTGCGACTGATCGTGCCCTCGACAACAGGAGGCTGA
- a CDS encoding chemotaxis protein, with the protein MTSSVSFRITRTAEDLAQTITALSQRLVKLEQRQEVLELQLRQQQKELNAVPDEEISTLEGVEALLRETRELLDSTAPVAEGSMPEESFQNDSWGHEDGSDVTRDVA; encoded by the coding sequence ATGACCTCCTCCGTGTCCTTTCGGATCACCCGCACAGCGGAAGATCTCGCTCAAACCATCACTGCCTTGTCGCAGCGTTTGGTGAAATTGGAACAGCGTCAGGAAGTGCTTGAGCTTCAGCTGCGCCAGCAGCAGAAGGAGCTGAATGCTGTCCCTGACGAAGAGATTTCCACCCTTGAGGGTGTGGAAGCCCTGTTGCGTGAAACGCGTGAGCTTTTGGACAGCACCGCTCCCGTGGCGGAAGGCTCCATGCCGGAGGAGTCATTCCAGAACGACTCCTGGGGTCATGAGGACGGCTCAGATGTGACCCGCGATGTCGCATAG
- a CDS encoding alanine--glyoxylate aminotransferase family protein, translating to MQDKLTLMIPGPTPVPETVLKAMGRHPIGHRSGEFQAIVRRTTEQLKWLHQTTSDVLVITGSGTAAMEAGIINTLSRGDKVLCGDNGKFGERWVKVARAYGLDVEVIKAEWGQPLDPEAFRSALEADSAKAIKAVILTHSETSTGVINDLESIARHVKAHGTALTLADCVTSLGATNVPMDDWGLDVVASGAQKGYMLPPGLSFVAMSARAWEAYERSDLPKFYLDLGPYRKTAAKDSNPFTPAVNLYFGLEAALEMMQKEGLEAIFARHARHRAAAQAGMKAMGLPLFAAEGCGSPAITAVAPEGIDAEQLRKAVKEKFDILLAGGQDHLKGKVFRIGHLGYVCDRDVLTAVAAIEATLQSLGLHKGSMGAGVAAASTALG from the coding sequence ATGCAGGACAAGCTCACCCTGATGATTCCTGGCCCCACGCCGGTGCCGGAAACGGTGCTGAAGGCCATGGGTCGACACCCCATTGGCCACCGCAGCGGGGAATTCCAGGCCATCGTGCGGCGCACGACTGAACAGCTGAAGTGGCTGCATCAGACCACCAGCGATGTGCTGGTGATCACCGGCAGTGGAACAGCTGCCATGGAAGCGGGAATCATCAACACCCTCAGCCGCGGAGACAAGGTGCTCTGCGGCGACAACGGAAAATTCGGGGAACGCTGGGTCAAGGTGGCCCGCGCCTACGGACTGGACGTGGAGGTGATCAAAGCGGAATGGGGCCAGCCCCTCGACCCGGAGGCCTTCCGCTCGGCTTTGGAAGCCGACAGCGCCAAAGCGATCAAGGCCGTGATCCTCACCCACTCGGAAACCTCAACGGGGGTGATCAACGATCTGGAAAGCATTGCCCGTCACGTGAAGGCCCACGGCACGGCCCTGACCCTGGCGGACTGCGTCACCAGCCTCGGTGCCACCAACGTCCCCATGGACGACTGGGGGCTGGATGTGGTGGCCTCAGGCGCGCAGAAGGGTTACATGCTCCCGCCTGGCCTTAGTTTTGTGGCCATGAGCGCAAGGGCCTGGGAGGCCTACGAGCGCTCCGATTTGCCCAAGTTCTATCTGGACCTGGGCCCCTACCGGAAAACAGCGGCGAAAGACAGCAACCCCTTCACCCCCGCGGTGAATCTCTATTTCGGCCTGGAAGCAGCCCTGGAGATGATGCAGAAGGAGGGGCTGGAGGCAATCTTTGCCCGGCACGCCCGCCATCGCGCCGCCGCCCAAGCCGGCATGAAGGCAATGGGGCTGCCCCTCTTTGCTGCTGAGGGTTGCGGCAGCCCGGCCATCACCGCGGTGGCCCCCGAAGGCATCGACGCCGAACAGTTGCGCAAAGCCGTGAAGGAAAAATTCGACATTCTTTTGGCTGGTGGTCAAGACCACCTAAAAGGGAAGGTGTTCCGAATCGGGCATCTCGGCTATGTCTGCGACCGGGATGTACTGACCGCCGTCGCAGCGATTGAAGCCACCCTTCAATCTTTAGGGCTGCACAAAGGCAGCATGGGTGCAGGCGTCGCTGCAGCTTCCACTGCGCTTGGCTAG
- the cbiD gene encoding cobalt-precorrin-5B (C(1))-methyltransferase CbiD: MSSPIAPSSPGLTLPVWVAGAAKAALKVLLGEAFDPEQQLCQGPDQPSLQVPVCSAAPLATDQALGISRCDPGPGLDLTRDLEIWVRVAWISASQPLLDLQAGEGVGRVGPAGEACLSGFARELLERNLLPLLPPGRGLMVQPILPLGRALAQRTSNAAFGVVDGLALIGTQAEVQRSAAPDQLQQVLADLGTLASDPSFQGRIVLVIGENGLDLARQRGLGPLLKVGNWLGPVLVAAAEAGVRDLLLLGYHGKLIKLAGGIFHTHHHLADGRLEVLVSLGLDIGLSVDQLLQLRGAASVEEAFQALGADQSRALGQHLAAMVERRSQSYVARYGDWSMRIGAALFDRSRTLRWWGPEGEKRFFTLRD, encoded by the coding sequence TTGTCCAGTCCCATCGCCCCCTCCAGCCCAGGATTGACCTTGCCGGTGTGGGTGGCGGGGGCGGCCAAGGCAGCCCTGAAGGTGTTGCTTGGCGAGGCGTTTGATCCTGAACAGCAGTTGTGCCAGGGGCCAGATCAACCGTCTTTGCAGGTGCCTGTCTGCTCTGCGGCTCCCTTGGCGACTGATCAAGCCTTGGGGATCAGCCGCTGTGATCCTGGGCCTGGTCTGGATCTGACGCGGGATCTGGAGATCTGGGTGCGGGTGGCCTGGATCAGCGCATCTCAGCCGCTGCTTGATTTGCAGGCAGGAGAAGGTGTTGGCCGCGTCGGTCCTGCGGGAGAGGCTTGTTTGTCAGGCTTCGCCCGTGAGCTGTTGGAGCGGAATCTGCTGCCCCTGTTGCCGCCCGGTCGGGGCCTGATGGTGCAGCCGATTCTTCCGCTGGGTCGTGCCCTGGCCCAACGCACCAGCAATGCCGCGTTTGGGGTGGTGGATGGCTTGGCGTTGATCGGCACACAAGCGGAGGTGCAGCGCAGCGCGGCTCCGGATCAGCTGCAGCAGGTGCTTGCTGATTTGGGGACGCTCGCTTCGGATCCGTCCTTTCAGGGACGCATCGTGTTGGTGATTGGTGAGAACGGCTTGGACCTCGCCCGCCAGCGGGGTCTGGGGCCCTTGCTCAAGGTGGGGAACTGGCTGGGACCGGTGCTGGTGGCCGCGGCGGAAGCCGGTGTTCGCGATCTGCTGCTGCTCGGTTACCACGGCAAGTTGATCAAGTTGGCTGGCGGCATCTTTCACACCCATCACCATCTGGCGGATGGTCGTCTGGAAGTGTTGGTGTCGCTGGGGCTGGATATCGGCCTGTCTGTAGACCAGTTGTTGCAACTGCGTGGTGCCGCCTCCGTTGAGGAGGCCTTCCAGGCTCTGGGTGCTGATCAATCCAGAGCGCTCGGGCAGCATCTGGCCGCGATGGTGGAGCGGCGCAGTCAGTCCTATGTCGCTCGCTACGGCGACTGGTCAATGCGGATCGGTGCTGCTCTGTTCGACCGGAGCCGGACCCTGCGCTGGTGGGGACCGGAGGGGGAGAAGCGCTTCTTTACGCTGAGGGATTGA
- the guaA gene encoding glutamine-hydrolyzing GMP synthase has product MSQPSSDGQRQPAIVILDFGSQYSELIARRVRETEVFSVVLGYSTSAEELRRMQPKGIILSGGPSSVYAEHAPLCDPGIWDLGIPVMGVCYGMQLMVQQLGGVVEAATGKAEYGKAPLEVDDPTDLLTNVDNGSTMWMSHGDSVKALPEGFVRLAHTANTPEAAVAHLQRNLYGVQFHPEVVHSTCGMALIRNFVYHVCGCDPDWTTAAFIDEAVGLVREQVGDKRVLLALSGGVDSSTLAFLLKKAIGDQLTCMFIDQGFMRKGEPEFLMDFFDRKFNIHVEYINARQRFISKLNGITDPEEKRKIIGTEFIRVFEEESKRLGPFDYLAQGTLYPDVIESAGTNVDPKTGERVAVKIKSHHNVGGLPKDLRFKLVEPLRKLFKDEVRKVGRSLGLPEEIVRRHPFPGPGLAIRILGEVTDEKLNCLRDADLIVREEIKEAGLYHDIWQAFAVLLPVRSVGVMGDKRTYAWPIVLRCVSSEDGMTADWSRLPYDLMETISNRIVNEVKGVNRVVLDITSKPPGTIEWE; this is encoded by the coding sequence ATGTCCCAGCCCTCGTCCGACGGTCAGCGTCAGCCGGCCATCGTCATCCTTGATTTCGGCTCCCAGTATTCGGAGTTGATTGCCCGGCGCGTGCGTGAGACCGAGGTGTTCTCGGTGGTGTTGGGCTACAGCACCTCGGCGGAGGAACTGCGCCGGATGCAACCGAAGGGGATCATCCTCAGCGGTGGCCCCAGTTCCGTTTATGCGGAACACGCGCCGCTCTGTGATCCCGGCATCTGGGATCTGGGCATTCCTGTGATGGGGGTTTGCTATGGGATGCAGCTGATGGTGCAGCAGCTCGGTGGCGTTGTGGAGGCCGCCACGGGCAAGGCTGAATACGGGAAGGCGCCCCTTGAGGTGGATGACCCGACGGATCTGCTCACCAATGTCGACAACGGATCGACGATGTGGATGAGTCATGGCGACTCGGTGAAAGCCCTTCCAGAGGGGTTTGTGCGTTTGGCGCACACGGCCAACACCCCTGAAGCGGCGGTGGCGCATTTGCAACGCAATCTCTATGGGGTGCAATTCCACCCCGAGGTGGTGCATTCCACCTGCGGCATGGCCCTGATCCGCAATTTTGTTTATCACGTTTGCGGCTGTGATCCGGATTGGACCACGGCGGCCTTCATCGATGAGGCCGTTGGCCTGGTGCGGGAGCAGGTGGGCGATAAGCGCGTGCTGTTGGCGCTCTCCGGTGGGGTCGATTCATCAACCCTCGCCTTTCTGCTCAAGAAGGCGATCGGTGATCAGCTCACCTGCATGTTCATCGATCAGGGATTCATGCGCAAAGGCGAGCCGGAATTTCTGATGGACTTTTTCGACCGCAAGTTCAATATCCATGTGGAGTACATCAATGCCCGACAGCGGTTCATCAGCAAGCTCAACGGCATCACCGATCCGGAGGAGAAACGCAAAATCATCGGCACCGAGTTCATCCGGGTGTTCGAAGAGGAGAGCAAGCGGCTCGGACCCTTTGATTACCTGGCCCAGGGAACGCTGTATCCCGATGTGATCGAAAGCGCAGGCACCAACGTCGATCCCAAGACTGGCGAGCGGGTGGCCGTGAAGATCAAGAGCCACCACAACGTGGGCGGTCTTCCCAAGGATCTTCGGTTCAAGCTGGTGGAGCCTTTGCGCAAACTTTTCAAAGATGAAGTGCGCAAGGTGGGGCGCAGCCTCGGCCTGCCTGAAGAGATCGTGCGCCGCCATCCTTTCCCTGGCCCTGGACTGGCGATTCGCATCCTCGGTGAAGTCACCGACGAGAAGCTCAACTGTCTGCGTGATGCGGATCTGATCGTGCGCGAGGAAATTAAGGAAGCGGGTCTGTATCACGACATCTGGCAGGCCTTTGCAGTACTGCTGCCGGTGCGGTCTGTCGGAGTGATGGGCGACAAACGCACTTACGCCTGGCCCATCGTTCTGCGCTGTGTGTCGAGCGAAGACGGCATGACCGCTGATTGGTCGCGCCTGCCTTACGACTTGATGGAGACCATCTCCAATCGGATCGTGAATGAGGTGAAGGGGGTCAATCGGGTGGTGCTCGACATCACCAGCAAGCCCCCCGGCACGATTGAGTGGGAGTGA